A window of the Cloacibacillus sp. An23 genome harbors these coding sequences:
- a CDS encoding amidohydrolase family protein, whose translation MAIAAGDRTPKTPDERGFQIIDIHAHPFIRGGYPPAMKAMLASRKYTQPHWRGKSGNATLEDLKAEFDETGPEVMANDAKTHGVKMQPVAWDATSGMGEPPTSNEFVYNLWQQFPDSFFGAWGSVDPWQGQQALHAAEHALVDLKLIGLKFQQCTQKFRVNDRRFFPLWDLCQQLGAPVQFHIGYTGMGSGAPGGDGLYSMTYCQPLDVDEVAAEFPRLKIIALHVGEPWPEVINHVAMHKTNVMRETSGMWPKYFPQCMLYEMNRRLQDKFIFGSEWGVFKLSEILKEWEELDLRPGIMEKVMYKNALNFLGERFEQCGLDLSPWKGLM comes from the coding sequence ATGGCAATCGCAGCGGGAGACAGAACCCCGAAAACCCCTGACGAAAGAGGATTTCAGATAATAGACATACACGCGCATCCGTTCATCCGCGGAGGATACCCGCCGGCAATGAAAGCGATGCTCGCATCGAGAAAGTACACGCAGCCCCACTGGCGCGGCAAATCCGGCAACGCCACCCTCGAAGACCTCAAGGCAGAGTTCGACGAGACCGGGCCGGAGGTAATGGCGAACGACGCCAAGACCCACGGCGTCAAAATGCAGCCCGTCGCGTGGGACGCGACGAGCGGAATGGGCGAGCCTCCGACGAGCAACGAGTTCGTCTACAACCTCTGGCAGCAGTTCCCCGACTCCTTCTTCGGAGCGTGGGGCTCGGTAGACCCGTGGCAGGGACAGCAGGCCCTTCACGCCGCGGAGCACGCGCTCGTAGACCTTAAGCTCATAGGGCTCAAGTTCCAGCAGTGCACGCAGAAATTCCGCGTCAACGACCGCCGCTTCTTCCCGCTATGGGACCTCTGCCAGCAGCTCGGCGCCCCGGTGCAGTTCCACATCGGATACACCGGCATGGGCAGCGGCGCGCCCGGCGGCGACGGCCTCTACAGCATGACCTACTGCCAGCCGCTCGACGTCGATGAAGTCGCGGCCGAGTTCCCGCGCCTCAAGATAATCGCGCTCCACGTCGGAGAGCCGTGGCCCGAAGTCATCAACCACGTCGCCATGCACAAGACCAACGTCATGCGCGAGACCTCCGGCATGTGGCCCAAGTACTTCCCGCAGTGCATGCTCTACGAGATGAACCGCCGCCTGCAGGACAAATTCATCTTCGGCTCCGAGTGGGGAGTCTTCAAACTCAGCGAAATACTCAAAGAGTGGGAAGAGCTCGACCTGCGTCCGGGAATCATGGAAAAGGTCATGTACAAGAACGCACTGAACTTCCTCGGCGAACGCTTCGAGCAGTGCGGACTCGACCTCAGCCCGTG
- a CDS encoding enoyl-CoA hydratase-related protein, whose protein sequence is MEFQDILYEKYNDRARITINRPDCMNMFTNRTLHEMITALQSAWTDKEVGAVILTGAGTRAFTIGGTPAETDADALPIEKLPMPSLFTQLLHTIRTIPKPVIAAVNGYAIGGGHVIQVVCDLTIASSSAKFGQVGPKVGTFDAGYGSAYLARIVGEKKAREFWYLCKKYTAEECLQMGLVNAVVEPDKLMEETDKWVDTIVKHSPTALAALKASFNADSASIWGIQSMAGVALGMYFGTDEAKECGKAFAEKRDADVARFR, encoded by the coding sequence ATGGAATTCCAGGACATACTGTACGAAAAATATAACGACAGGGCGAGAATCACTATAAACAGGCCCGACTGCATGAACATGTTCACCAACCGCACTCTGCACGAGATGATAACGGCTCTCCAGAGCGCGTGGACGGACAAGGAGGTCGGGGCGGTCATACTGACCGGGGCCGGTACGCGCGCCTTCACGATAGGCGGAACGCCCGCCGAGACCGACGCCGACGCCCTGCCCATCGAGAAACTGCCTATGCCGAGCCTTTTCACGCAGCTCCTGCACACGATACGCACGATACCGAAGCCCGTCATAGCGGCGGTCAACGGCTACGCGATAGGCGGCGGGCACGTGATCCAGGTCGTCTGCGACCTCACGATAGCCTCGTCCTCCGCGAAGTTCGGACAGGTCGGCCCGAAAGTCGGCACCTTCGACGCGGGATACGGCAGCGCTTACCTCGCCCGCATAGTCGGCGAGAAGAAGGCCCGTGAATTCTGGTATCTCTGCAAAAAATACACGGCCGAGGAATGCCTGCAGATGGGCCTCGTAAACGCCGTCGTCGAGCCCGACAAACTGATGGAAGAGACCGACAAATGGGTCGATACCATCGTCAAGCACAGCCCGACGGCCCTCGCCGCGCTCAAGGCGTCCTTCAACGCCGACAGCGCCTCGATATGGGGCATACAGTCGATGGCCGGCGTCGCGCTCGGCATGTACTTCGGCACGGACGAGGCGAAGGAATGCGGCAAAGCCTTCGCCGAAAAGCGCGACGCAGACGTCGCGCGGTTCCGTTAA